A window of Synechococcus sp. MEDNS5 contains these coding sequences:
- a CDS encoding ABC transporter permease subunit (The N-terminal region of this protein, as described by TIGR01726, is a three transmembrane segment that identifies a subfamily of ABC transporter permease subunits, which specificities that include histidine, arginine, glutamine, glutamate, L-cystine (sic), the opines (in Agrobacterium) octopine and nopaline, etc.) has translation MTRRQRWWIQVLLLAAVLALAGILINNLTVNLIRTGLGLSFRWLSRPAGFAISEHLLPFQPGDSMAWALLMGWLNSLRVIACSIALATVLGVVAGAASRSNNPLFSALAGLYVGLIRQIPLLLQLLFWYFVAFLGLPSEPLAPLGALIRVSNQAISVMGLNLSVEFAAVLVGLSVFTGAFIAEVVRGGLDAVPRGQWEAFRSLGIGEGLGLKRVVLPQALPAILPALSSQYLNLAKNSTLSIAVGYADLYAVSDTAITQTGRAIEGFLLLLFSFLLLNLLINGCMQILNHAVLNKGQRT, from the coding sequence ATGACGCGTCGCCAACGCTGGTGGATCCAGGTTCTGCTGCTGGCGGCCGTGCTCGCGCTGGCGGGAATTCTGATCAATAACCTCACCGTCAATCTGATCCGTACAGGGTTGGGTCTGAGTTTTCGTTGGCTGAGCAGACCAGCGGGATTTGCGATCAGCGAGCATCTTCTGCCGTTCCAGCCTGGCGACAGCATGGCCTGGGCCCTGTTGATGGGATGGTTGAACAGTCTTCGGGTGATCGCCTGCAGCATTGCCCTGGCCACGGTGCTGGGCGTGGTGGCAGGCGCTGCTTCTCGCAGCAATAACCCACTGTTCAGTGCGCTCGCAGGTCTTTATGTGGGGCTGATTCGTCAGATTCCCCTGCTTTTGCAACTGCTCTTCTGGTACTTCGTGGCCTTTCTGGGGCTGCCATCCGAACCGCTCGCTCCGCTGGGGGCACTGATCCGCGTCTCCAACCAGGCCATCAGCGTGATGGGACTCAATCTCAGCGTTGAATTTGCGGCTGTCCTGGTTGGACTCAGCGTGTTCACAGGGGCTTTCATTGCCGAGGTGGTGCGCGGAGGTCTGGATGCCGTGCCGCGGGGACAGTGGGAAGCGTTTCGCAGCCTGGGCATCGGTGAGGGGCTCGGGCTGAAACGTGTGGTTCTGCCCCAGGCTCTTCCAGCCATTCTTCCGGCTCTTAGCAGCCAGTACCTCAACCTTGCCAAGAACAGCACCTTGTCGATCGCGGTTGGCTATGCCGATCTTTATGCCGTCAGTGATACAGCCATCACCCAGACGGGACGTGCCATCGAAGGCTTTCTGCTCCTCTTGTTCAGCTTTCTTCTGCTCAACCTGCTGATCAACGGCTGCATGCAGATCCTCAATCACGCTGTGCTCAATAAGGGTCAACGCACTTAA
- a CDS encoding amino acid ABC transporter ATP-binding protein — protein sequence MTIAVRAESVNKSFAVGNRALDDVSLSVRHGEVLVVMGPSGSGKSTLIRTFNGLESIDSGSLEVVGIPLDSDHDDRQIRRIRRRVGMVFQQFNLFPHLTILQNITLAPIQVKSIPRVQADRRAFALLEQMGIADQALKYPAQLSGGQQQRVAIARALALDPELMLFDEPTSALDPERVKEVLDAMRQLAAAGMTMVVVTHEVGFAREVADRVMFMDEGRVVELTDAEEFFTHAKEERSQRFLNQMAH from the coding sequence ATGACCATTGCTGTTCGCGCTGAGTCAGTCAACAAGAGCTTCGCCGTTGGGAATCGCGCTCTTGACGATGTCAGCCTCAGTGTTCGCCATGGTGAGGTCCTTGTGGTGATGGGACCGTCCGGTTCCGGAAAGAGCACGCTCATTCGCACCTTCAACGGTTTGGAGTCGATCGATTCCGGTTCCCTTGAAGTGGTTGGTATTCCACTCGATTCCGACCATGACGATCGTCAGATTCGCAGAATCCGTCGTCGTGTGGGCATGGTGTTCCAGCAGTTCAACCTGTTTCCTCACCTCACGATTCTTCAGAACATCACCCTGGCGCCCATTCAGGTGAAGTCGATCCCAAGGGTTCAGGCTGATCGCCGGGCCTTCGCTCTGCTCGAGCAGATGGGAATCGCTGATCAGGCTTTGAAGTATCCAGCGCAGCTCAGCGGTGGCCAGCAGCAACGGGTTGCCATCGCCAGGGCTTTGGCCCTGGATCCAGAGTTGATGCTGTTCGATGAGCCCACCAGTGCGCTCGATCCTGAACGGGTTAAGGAGGTTCTCGATGCCATGCGCCAACTGGCTGCCGCTGGCATGACAATGGTGGTGGTCACCCATGAAGTCGGTTTCGCCCGTGAGGTGGCGGACCGGGTGATGTTCATGGATGAGGGACGGGTTGTTGAGTTAACCGATGCCGAGGAGTTCTTCACCCATGCCAAGGAAGAACGTTCTCAACGTTTTCTCAATCAGATGGCCCACTGA
- a CDS encoding amino acid ABC transporter permease has protein sequence MRHFRRHPLQGCFSVVLLALIAWALWSTGFWLVRQADWSVVTGNLPLFAIGGYPAASRWRPILWLGLLVLLTIFTLAQPFLLRRGMGLNNTVLSWSWLLMMPLGLWLLAGGGVLDPVPSRLWGGLVLTLLLTLFSGLIALPFGVLLALGRCSDLTTARQLSRIYIDGMRAVPLIAVLFFGQLLLPLFLPVQIEINRVLRAVVAFALFAAAYVAEDVRGGLQAVPPTQFEAAAALGLGPWQIQRLVILPQALRIAVPALTNQAVGLLQNTSLMAILGLVELLGISQSLLANPAYIGRHLEVYVWLAGLYWLLCTAMALMARQFERQDSSNLIAARRS, from the coding sequence TTGCGTCATTTTCGTCGCCATCCCTTGCAAGGTTGTTTCAGTGTTGTTCTCCTGGCACTCATCGCCTGGGCGCTCTGGTCAACAGGCTTCTGGCTTGTCCGGCAAGCCGACTGGTCGGTGGTCACGGGGAATCTGCCGCTCTTTGCAATCGGTGGCTACCCGGCGGCGTCCCGATGGAGGCCAATCCTGTGGCTTGGATTGCTGGTGTTGCTGACGATCTTCACGTTGGCCCAGCCTTTCCTTCTGCGACGAGGGATGGGCCTTAACAACACGGTCCTGTCCTGGAGCTGGTTGTTGATGATGCCCCTCGGGCTTTGGCTTCTTGCTGGTGGTGGTGTGCTGGATCCCGTGCCCTCCCGTCTCTGGGGAGGACTTGTTCTGACGCTCCTGCTGACCTTGTTTAGCGGGTTGATAGCCCTTCCATTCGGTGTTCTTCTCGCCCTGGGGCGCTGCAGCGACCTGACCACAGCACGCCAGCTTTCCAGGATCTACATCGATGGGATGCGTGCTGTTCCGTTGATTGCTGTTCTCTTCTTTGGCCAGCTTCTGCTTCCGCTGTTCCTTCCGGTTCAGATTGAAATCAACCGTGTGCTTCGTGCGGTTGTGGCCTTTGCCTTGTTTGCAGCTGCCTATGTGGCTGAAGATGTGAGAGGAGGGTTGCAGGCGGTGCCTCCAACGCAATTCGAAGCAGCTGCAGCACTCGGACTTGGACCATGGCAGATCCAACGTCTGGTGATTCTTCCGCAGGCTCTGCGCATCGCCGTTCCTGCGCTCACGAACCAGGCGGTGGGTTTACTTCAGAACACGAGTCTGATGGCCATTCTCGGTTTGGTGGAATTGCTTGGCATCAGCCAAAGCTTGTTGGCCAATCCGGCCTATATCGGGCGCCACCTCGAGGTTTATGTCTGGCTAGCAGGGTTGTATTGGTTGCTCTGCACCGCGATGGCTCTCATGGCGCGCCAGTTTGAGCGACAAGACTCCTCCAATCTCATTGCAGCCCGCCGTTCATGA
- a CDS encoding lytic transglycosylase domain-containing protein encodes MTRFLIRRHHWATLLLGLPLLFTPLTVACRQLNAPASDPPEAVKPTLAGVGMELPTQSDLPVAPNGNHYPLVPAQEDNTASLLVSIETALIDPDHDPAEIPQLAHQQQVIYRVLSHNPALSEEVRNRLPSRWQWVFDQHIAARRSFLAMHRGPASTTLPAWRIQAPAPQEALLKAYRSAADATGIPWEVLAAVNLVETGMGRIDGVSVANAQGPMQFLPTTWAEPGIGRDGDIRDPWDAIHAAARYLVRRGGLKDIRRGLWGYNNSDHYGKAVLHYAALLQREPLTYRGLYNWQIHYAASAGDLWLHEGYSAASPVPVAEHLKRYPHSASPQRAKPN; translated from the coding sequence ATGACCCGGTTCCTCATCCGTCGTCACCACTGGGCGACTCTGCTGCTGGGTCTGCCGCTTCTGTTCACGCCCCTCACCGTTGCCTGCCGGCAGCTGAACGCGCCGGCATCGGATCCCCCTGAAGCCGTCAAGCCAACGCTGGCTGGCGTTGGGATGGAACTGCCAACCCAATCAGACCTTCCAGTGGCCCCGAACGGAAACCACTACCCCCTGGTTCCGGCCCAGGAAGACAACACAGCGTCTCTCCTGGTCAGCATCGAAACCGCCTTGATCGACCCGGATCACGATCCAGCGGAAATTCCTCAACTCGCCCATCAACAGCAGGTCATTTACCGGGTGTTGTCCCATAACCCGGCCTTATCTGAAGAGGTGCGGAATCGTCTGCCCTCGCGTTGGCAATGGGTATTCGATCAACACATCGCCGCACGACGCTCATTCCTGGCCATGCACCGCGGACCGGCCTCCACAACCCTGCCTGCGTGGCGCATCCAGGCTCCTGCACCACAGGAGGCTCTTCTCAAGGCCTACCGCAGCGCAGCGGATGCCACCGGAATTCCATGGGAAGTCCTGGCCGCAGTGAATCTTGTGGAAACAGGAATGGGCCGGATCGATGGTGTTTCCGTCGCCAATGCACAGGGGCCCATGCAATTTCTCCCCACCACCTGGGCTGAGCCTGGAATCGGCAGAGATGGAGACATTCGCGATCCGTGGGATGCCATCCATGCGGCTGCGCGATATTTAGTACGACGTGGCGGCCTCAAGGACATCCGACGCGGTCTATGGGGTTACAACAACAGTGACCATTACGGCAAGGCCGTTTTGCACTACGCCGCGTTGCTCCAACGGGAACCTCTCACCTATCGAGGCCTTTACAACTGGCAGATCCATTACGCCGCCTCAGCGGGTGATCTCTGGCTGCATGAGGGATATTCAGCGGCATCACCTGTCCCCGTGGCTGAGCATCTGAAGCGCTACCCCCACAGTGCCTCCCCTCAGCGTGCAAAACCCAACTGA
- a CDS encoding alpha-ketoglutarate-dependent dioxygenase AlkB codes for MDEWIRRSTAVIRLYVDTMNWNLQSQWLSPDTTQEWMERCHQQIKWEHTDVRVYGRWHKVPRLTAFLADRSVTYRYSGALHRGTGWPQWFLPLLEKVSKQCNAPFNGCLFNLYRNGEDRMGWHADDEPEIDTSFPIASLSFGATRDLQFRHRTTGQRLDLTLSDGDLLLMDPECQSLWMHGLPTRRKITTRRLNLTFRVFRTNDSVRHSKGAR; via the coding sequence ATGGACGAATGGATTCGGCGCTCCACTGCTGTTATTCGTCTTTACGTCGACACAATGAACTGGAACCTTCAATCCCAATGGCTCTCCCCTGACACCACCCAAGAGTGGATGGAGCGGTGTCACCAGCAAATCAAGTGGGAGCACACCGACGTCAGGGTCTATGGGCGATGGCACAAGGTGCCGAGACTCACAGCATTCCTGGCCGATCGATCGGTGACCTATCGCTACAGCGGCGCTCTTCACCGGGGCACAGGTTGGCCGCAGTGGTTTCTGCCACTGCTCGAGAAAGTCTCAAAACAGTGCAACGCACCATTCAACGGATGCTTGTTCAACTTGTATCGAAACGGCGAAGACCGGATGGGATGGCATGCCGATGACGAACCCGAAATCGACACTTCGTTCCCGATCGCATCACTCTCGTTCGGGGCAACGCGGGACCTGCAGTTTCGCCACAGAACGACTGGGCAGCGACTTGATCTCACGCTCTCGGATGGCGACTTGTTGCTGATGGATCCTGAATGCCAGAGCCTGTGGATGCACGGACTACCGACCCGGCGCAAGATCACAACGCGGAGACTGAATCTCACTTTCCGTGTGTTCAGAACCAACGATTCAGTACGACACTCCAAAGGGGCACGCTGA
- a CDS encoding HdeD family acid-resistance protein, which produces MTSRRIAAVLLVIAAIAAILLPFVSATLLTIGIGGIAFAAGIGQFLRLGAESSSQGKLFRVLSALLYIGGAVFILLDPIDSEISLTLFAGVLLLIEGVMELASGATTPGAAAGLTVVDGVVTSILGLLLVLEWPSDSLWALGTLFGVALFLSALNLFRSPSNQPGV; this is translated from the coding sequence ATGACCTCACGCCGTATTGCTGCCGTACTTCTTGTCATTGCGGCTATTGCTGCCATCCTTCTTCCATTCGTTTCGGCCACATTGCTGACCATTGGCATCGGAGGAATTGCCTTCGCCGCCGGGATCGGACAGTTTCTTCGCCTTGGTGCCGAGTCCTCCTCTCAAGGCAAACTGTTTCGTGTGTTGTCTGCCCTTCTCTACATCGGTGGCGCCGTTTTCATTCTGCTCGATCCGATCGATAGTGAAATCAGCCTCACGCTGTTCGCTGGCGTTCTTCTTCTGATTGAAGGCGTGATGGAACTGGCCTCCGGTGCAACGACCCCTGGAGCTGCTGCTGGTTTGACAGTTGTGGATGGTGTGGTCACCTCCATTCTGGGTTTGTTGCTCGTTCTTGAGTGGCCCTCCGACAGCCTCTGGGCCCTGGGAACCCTTTTTGGTGTCGCCTTGTTCCTCTCAGCGCTGAACTTGTTTCGGTCTCCGTCCAACCAGCCTGGTGTCTGA
- a CDS encoding O-acetylhomoserine aminocarboxypropyltransferase/cysteine synthase family protein yields MTDQRFETLQLHAGQVPDPTTNSRAVPIYQTSSYVFNDAEHGANLFGLKEFGNIYTRLMNPTTDVFEKRVAALEGGVAALATASGQSAQFLAITNCMQAGDNFVSTSFLYGGTYNQFKVQFPRLGINVKFAEGDDVASFAAQIDAGTKAIYVEAMGNPRFNIPDFEGLSDLARRNNIPLIVDNTLGACGALLRPIEYGADVVVESATKWIGGHGTSLGGVIVDAGTFDWGNGKFPLMSQPSAAYHGLVHWDAFGFGSDICKMLGLPDDRNIAFALRARVEGLRDWGPAVSPFNSFLLLQGLETLSLRVERHAQNAMALATWLQAHPQVSDVSYPGLPADPYHPAAKKYLTGRGMGCMLMFSLKGGYDDAVRFINSLKLASHLANVGDAKTLVIHPASTTHQQLSESEQASAGVTPTMVRVSVGLEHIDDIKADFDQALASGD; encoded by the coding sequence GTGACGGATCAGCGTTTCGAAACCCTCCAGCTCCACGCAGGCCAGGTTCCTGATCCCACCACGAACTCCAGAGCTGTTCCGATCTATCAGACCAGCTCCTATGTGTTCAACGACGCCGAACACGGCGCCAATCTGTTCGGGCTGAAGGAATTCGGGAACATCTACACCCGTCTAATGAATCCCACCACCGACGTGTTCGAGAAGCGGGTGGCAGCTCTGGAGGGTGGTGTGGCCGCCCTGGCCACTGCTTCCGGCCAGTCCGCACAGTTTCTGGCCATCACCAACTGCATGCAGGCTGGCGACAATTTCGTCTCCACATCATTCCTCTACGGAGGCACCTACAACCAGTTCAAAGTTCAGTTTCCTCGGCTTGGAATCAATGTGAAATTCGCCGAAGGAGATGACGTCGCCAGCTTTGCAGCTCAGATCGATGCGGGAACAAAGGCGATCTATGTGGAGGCCATGGGCAATCCACGCTTCAACATCCCCGATTTCGAGGGTCTTTCAGACCTTGCACGCCGCAACAACATCCCCCTGATCGTGGACAACACCCTTGGAGCGTGCGGCGCCCTGCTCAGGCCAATCGAATATGGAGCAGACGTTGTGGTGGAGAGTGCCACCAAATGGATCGGTGGCCATGGCACCAGCCTTGGCGGGGTGATTGTGGATGCAGGCACCTTCGACTGGGGCAACGGCAAATTCCCTCTGATGAGCCAGCCGAGCGCTGCATACCACGGACTCGTTCACTGGGACGCCTTTGGTTTCGGCAGTGACATCTGCAAGATGCTTGGTCTTCCTGACGACCGCAACATCGCCTTTGCGCTAAGGGCACGCGTGGAGGGACTTCGGGATTGGGGGCCGGCGGTCAGCCCCTTCAACAGTTTCCTGCTTCTCCAGGGACTCGAAACGCTGAGTTTGCGTGTGGAACGCCATGCACAGAACGCCATGGCCCTTGCCACCTGGCTGCAAGCCCATCCCCAGGTGTCGGATGTCAGCTATCCGGGGTTGCCGGCTGATCCGTACCACCCAGCGGCAAAGAAATACCTCACGGGCCGCGGCATGGGCTGCATGCTCATGTTCTCGCTAAAGGGTGGCTATGACGATGCCGTTCGCTTCATCAACAGCCTCAAACTGGCCAGTCACCTCGCCAACGTTGGCGATGCCAAGACGCTGGTGATTCATCCTGCATCAACAACCCACCAGCAGCTGAGCGAAAGTGAGCAGGCTTCAGCCGGTGTCACACCCACCATGGTGCGGGTCTCGGTGGGCTTGGAACATATTGATGACATCAAGGCTGACTTCGATCAGGCCCTTGCATCAGGTGATTGA
- a CDS encoding AEC family transporter, with the protein MLSLLWEMVPCLLAGALIGRCRPQWINPLATPLVRFGVPLSLMGLLLHGGLNRSLLFMALLAVTAIVLMLVVLRSSRLITDALVLPDRQLASCIGNTAYFGIPAALALLPPEALPVSIGYDFGATLLAWGLGPLWLHQTNHQGHAYRWSSLASHLMASPATRGLLGALIVLATPWHDVISTGLWLPSRVVIVMALAVVGMRLGTIATRAPSPVPMGLLSPLVCKLLLFPMLMLLISLPLPLPLLAKKALVLQAAAPTAISVLLMAESEQCDASASAQLILRSTLIALVSVPLWSVVLNRWF; encoded by the coding sequence GTGCTGAGCCTGCTCTGGGAAATGGTTCCCTGCCTTTTGGCAGGGGCTCTGATCGGTCGTTGCCGTCCGCAATGGATCAATCCACTGGCCACGCCCTTGGTGCGTTTTGGAGTTCCCCTGAGCCTGATGGGGTTGCTTCTTCACGGCGGTCTTAACCGCTCTCTTCTGTTCATGGCTTTGCTGGCTGTGACAGCGATCGTGCTCATGCTTGTTGTGCTGCGAAGCTCGCGGTTGATCACTGACGCCCTGGTACTGCCTGATCGACAGCTGGCCAGTTGCATCGGTAATACGGCCTACTTCGGCATTCCTGCTGCATTGGCACTGCTTCCACCCGAGGCGCTTCCCGTGAGCATCGGTTACGACTTTGGCGCCACGCTTCTGGCTTGGGGACTGGGTCCTCTCTGGCTGCACCAGACCAACCATCAAGGCCATGCCTACCGCTGGAGCTCGTTGGCAAGCCATCTCATGGCGAGCCCTGCGACGCGGGGTCTGCTTGGAGCTCTGATTGTGCTGGCCACTCCATGGCATGACGTGATCAGTACAGGCCTGTGGTTGCCTTCGCGGGTGGTGATTGTGATGGCACTTGCTGTTGTGGGGATGCGTTTGGGAACCATTGCCACGCGCGCGCCCTCGCCTGTGCCCATGGGTTTGCTGTCTCCTTTGGTCTGCAAGCTTCTGTTGTTTCCGATGCTGATGCTGCTGATCAGTCTTCCCCTCCCCCTACCGCTGCTCGCAAAGAAAGCCCTCGTGCTTCAAGCAGCCGCTCCAACAGCGATCTCAGTGCTGTTGATGGCTGAATCCGAGCAATGCGATGCATCGGCTTCCGCACAGTTGATTCTGCGCAGCACGCTTATTGCATTGGTCAGCGTGCCCCTTTGGAGTGTCGTACTGAATCGTTGGTTCTGA
- a CDS encoding homoserine O-succinyltransferase, which yields MALILPPNYHKITAVERNRISWIEPKEAERQDIRPLRIGILNIMPLGKQYEFNLLHPLGLSVLQIEPIWIRLQTHAYKSWDQSHLNDLYVSWEEALSQGPLDGLIITGAPVEHLAFEDVTYWPELVTVVENARHTCASTLGLCWAGFALAYLAGVDKQTFKRKLFGVYPLRSLVPGHSLMGTQDDQFLCPQSRHAGLPDAAMESAQRQGRLRLLAHGESVGYTIFETPDQRQLMHLGHPEYNVGRIIAEMERDKARGDVPPPENFNADHPRTLWRSHRNLLFQQWLWFCYQRVSLQG from the coding sequence ATGGCGCTGATCCTTCCGCCCAACTATCACAAGATCACGGCGGTTGAACGCAACCGCATCTCCTGGATCGAGCCGAAGGAGGCTGAGCGACAGGACATCCGTCCTTTGCGTATCGGCATTCTGAACATCATGCCGCTGGGAAAGCAGTATGAATTCAATCTTCTGCACCCCCTCGGTCTCTCAGTGCTCCAGATCGAGCCAATCTGGATACGACTGCAGACCCATGCTTACAAAAGCTGGGACCAGTCCCATCTCAATGACCTGTATGTGAGCTGGGAGGAAGCCCTGTCCCAGGGACCGCTCGACGGATTAATCATCACTGGTGCACCTGTCGAACACTTGGCGTTTGAGGATGTCACCTACTGGCCAGAACTGGTCACAGTGGTCGAGAACGCTCGCCACACATGCGCCAGCACCCTGGGTCTCTGCTGGGCCGGATTTGCTCTGGCCTACCTGGCCGGCGTGGACAAACAGACCTTCAAGCGCAAACTGTTCGGGGTTTATCCCCTGCGCAGCCTTGTCCCAGGCCACTCATTGATGGGCACTCAGGATGATCAATTTCTCTGTCCCCAGAGTCGCCATGCCGGCTTGCCCGACGCGGCCATGGAATCAGCACAACGGCAGGGACGGCTGCGGCTGCTCGCCCACGGTGAATCCGTCGGTTACACCATTTTCGAAACACCGGATCAGAGGCAGCTGATGCATCTCGGACATCCCGAGTACAACGTCGGCCGCATCATCGCGGAGATGGAAAGGGACAAAGCCCGTGGCGATGTTCCACCGCCGGAGAATTTCAACGCCGATCATCCCAGGACTCTGTGGCGTTCCCATCGAAACCTGTTGTTCCAGCAATGGCTCTGGTTTTGCTACCAGCGGGTTTCACTGCAGGGATAA
- a CDS encoding MFS transporter — MNATPESTGNHSPIAAAIGNTVEWFDFAVYGYFAESIGAAFFPQDSASLQFLSAFGVFATGYLMRPIGGLVLGPIGDMFGRRILLLMSVAIMGSCSLLIALLPTTDQIGPTAAVLLVLLRMIQGLSVGAEYSSSIAWSVETSPQKTRGFLASVTAAGATVGFISGSLVATVIDHFIPITAMNAGGWRIPFVIGSLLALLALMLRRSIQDSRPEGASSSITGQWHQVMTDWPAMLRLMGTVGVATAVFYAVGVYYVDEASRLDPANASLYNGINTVVQLFGLGMALLAGRCADRFSPLPLVRRSLLISMVLMVPGLLILAKGGPVSFAMGQAMVLLPIFFYSGVTPLLHPLFFPGGSRCASFSFSYSLVVAVVGGTAPIVSTWLRDLKGWPNELILYLLILAAPAFWAWSSGPRHLRFQGQD, encoded by the coding sequence TTGAACGCCACCCCTGAGTCAACGGGCAACCATTCGCCGATTGCTGCCGCGATCGGCAACACGGTGGAGTGGTTCGACTTCGCTGTGTATGGCTACTTCGCTGAATCAATCGGTGCAGCTTTTTTTCCACAAGATTCAGCCAGCCTGCAATTTCTGAGCGCCTTTGGGGTGTTTGCCACCGGATACCTGATGCGTCCAATCGGGGGATTGGTGCTCGGCCCCATTGGCGACATGTTCGGCCGGCGGATTCTGCTTTTGATGAGTGTGGCCATCATGGGCAGCTGCAGCCTGTTGATCGCGCTACTACCCACGACAGATCAGATCGGCCCCACAGCAGCGGTGCTGTTGGTGCTGCTGCGAATGATTCAGGGTCTTTCTGTGGGTGCGGAATACTCCAGCTCGATCGCTTGGAGTGTGGAGACATCCCCTCAAAAAACGCGTGGGTTTCTCGCCAGCGTGACAGCGGCTGGCGCCACCGTGGGCTTCATCTCCGGCTCGCTGGTGGCCACCGTGATTGATCACTTCATCCCGATCACCGCCATGAATGCGGGAGGCTGGAGAATTCCCTTCGTCATTGGCTCTCTGCTGGCACTTCTGGCACTGATGCTGCGCAGATCGATTCAGGACAGCCGTCCTGAGGGGGCTTCGAGTTCTATCACCGGTCAATGGCATCAGGTGATGACGGACTGGCCAGCCATGCTGCGCCTGATGGGCACCGTGGGCGTCGCCACGGCGGTGTTTTACGCCGTTGGGGTGTACTACGTCGACGAGGCATCCCGGCTTGATCCCGCCAATGCATCGCTCTACAACGGCATCAATACGGTCGTGCAGCTCTTCGGACTTGGAATGGCGCTCCTCGCCGGCCGCTGTGCCGATCGCTTCTCCCCCCTTCCGCTTGTGCGGCGTTCTCTTCTAATCAGCATGGTCTTGATGGTCCCAGGACTGCTGATCCTTGCCAAGGGAGGCCCCGTTAGCTTTGCGATGGGGCAGGCCATGGTGCTGCTTCCGATCTTTTTCTATTCCGGGGTCACCCCCCTGCTCCACCCGCTTTTCTTTCCGGGGGGGTCGCGATGTGCCAGTTTCTCCTTCTCCTACAGCCTCGTGGTGGCTGTAGTGGGAGGCACCGCGCCAATTGTGTCCACCTGGCTCAGGGATCTCAAGGGCTGGCCCAATGAACTGATTCTCTACCTGCTGATTCTGGCGGCCCCAGCATTCTGGGCCTGGTCCTCCGGCCCCCGGCATTTACGCTTCCAGGGACAGGACTGA
- a CDS encoding amino acid ABC transporter substrate-binding protein, with protein MVQRGFLVAVWVLAFGLQACATLGEGGASRLDLIRQRGELRCGVSGKIPGFSFLDRDGRYAGLDVDMCKAFAAAFVGDDSKVEYRPLTAPERFTALRTGEIDLLSRNTTFNLSRDASGGNGVTFAPVVFHDGQGLLVRRDSGIKRLEDLRNQTICVGSGTTTEQNLNDVFQAKGISYKPVKYQDLNQLVAGYLQKRCAAMTSDRSQLASARSGFEQPNNHQILPEVLSKEPLAPLSSGGDQRLADAMRWVVYALVTAEEMGITQETVDAKLQEAINDPSKTALRRFLGVEGELGSKLGLPNDFVVSVLKATGNYGEIYNRHLGPQSAVPIPRGLNQLHRDGGVLIAPPFQ; from the coding sequence ATGGTGCAGCGTGGTTTTCTTGTTGCTGTCTGGGTCTTGGCGTTCGGCTTGCAGGCCTGTGCCACGCTCGGCGAGGGAGGCGCCTCTCGCCTGGATCTGATCCGTCAGCGAGGGGAGCTTCGCTGTGGGGTCAGCGGCAAGATTCCTGGTTTCAGTTTCTTGGATCGCGACGGTCGCTATGCAGGTTTGGATGTGGACATGTGCAAGGCCTTTGCTGCGGCTTTCGTGGGGGATGACAGCAAGGTTGAGTACAGACCATTGACGGCTCCGGAGCGTTTCACGGCCTTGAGAACTGGTGAAATAGACCTTCTCTCGAGGAACACCACTTTTAACCTCAGCCGTGATGCGTCTGGCGGAAATGGCGTTACCTTTGCACCGGTTGTGTTCCACGATGGTCAAGGTCTTCTAGTGCGCCGAGATTCCGGCATCAAAAGGCTCGAGGACCTCAGAAATCAAACAATCTGTGTTGGCTCAGGAACCACAACGGAACAGAACCTCAACGATGTTTTTCAGGCCAAGGGAATTTCCTACAAACCGGTCAAATATCAGGACCTGAATCAGCTAGTTGCTGGATATTTGCAGAAGCGTTGCGCAGCGATGACATCGGACCGATCTCAACTGGCCTCGGCTCGCTCCGGCTTTGAACAGCCGAACAACCACCAAATCCTGCCTGAGGTGCTCAGCAAGGAGCCCTTAGCCCCCCTCTCCTCCGGTGGAGATCAGCGCCTGGCCGATGCTATGCGCTGGGTGGTTTATGCCCTGGTGACCGCTGAGGAGATGGGAATCACGCAAGAGACTGTGGACGCCAAGCTTCAGGAGGCAATCAATGACCCGAGCAAAACAGCATTGCGTCGGTTTTTGGGGGTTGAAGGAGAGCTTGGATCCAAACTGGGTCTTCCGAATGATTTCGTTGTCAGTGTGTTGAAGGCCACCGGCAATTACGGCGAGATCTACAACCGCCACCTCGGTCCGCAGAGTGCTGTGCCCATCCCGCGAGGACTCAATCAGCTGCATCGGGATGGTGGTGTGTTGATTGCTCCACCATTCCAATGA